One genomic window of Panicum hallii strain FIL2 chromosome 6, PHallii_v3.1, whole genome shotgun sequence includes the following:
- the LOC112896943 gene encoding peroxisome biogenesis protein 1 isoform X1, whose translation MSGGGMEVEVRVVGGARSCFVALPLHLIHALERTSASGDLPPVLALELRGPTGGRWSLAWSGAASRSRAIEVAQELADCISLPDGTIAQLSVARSLAKADSVRIEPYSEDDWEIIESRAKLAEETILKQVGIVYEGMKFPLWLDGHNILKFVVMSSCPEKSVVQLVPGTEVAVAPKIRKEPSQDVKKQSALEEQVKTKAFLRVQPADRKHIHTFKYKGVDIGVVLSYAVLIHPDTATSISVGNLQLVTVSPKSSKKRPAQNGKEVAQKKGMSVAKERTHEVVVYILLSDSVAKGHVMLPYSIRHFISAGVHSWVYIKTYSANVTKDEPIATISSLRFKMHVKDAHGNSELVTQDADTSKITRIPPENDDFFQEAHYGESKSLQGADIESISESVSKQKFFIKHWLLGQLKEMGLHASHTEISSIVLPANVVLHFEVAYKKPNRGVELLYLLTFTSENSSFDNTQLKVETAWSAPIGSPENVELHFRKLELGEPVSFGSIMDSSATDDFKLTRSSLGWMENAMSDVTKRLSVLLSSTSLRLFNRLKFPFPGHVLVYGPRGSGKTALTRASAKYFEDHKEILAHVIYRDCSKLALGKAKETRQAIEDSISEALLHSPSIIIFDDLDSVVSVSSDPQVSQSSSSSDSLVRYLADIMDEYKDKTRSTCGYGPIAFMASVQSLQSLPQDLTSSGRFDFHIELPALAVPQRKALLKHQVEEHELQCSEEVLSEIASKCEGYDAYDLEILVDRAVHAAASRFVLPSNASPNSVKPTLVMEDFSKAMHRFLPVAMRDLRKYAPDDKDGGWEDVGGLNEAVTIIKETLELPSKYPNIFTRAPVRLRSNILLYGPPGCGKTHIVRAAAAACSLRFISVKGPELLNKYIGSSEQSVRDFFAKAAAAAPCLLFFDEFDSIAPQRGTHSAGVSDRVVNQFLTELDGVETLTGVFVFAATSKPQLIDAALLRPGRFDRLVFCDFPRWDERLEILKVHSRTVSLAGDASLEDVASLTEGFTGADLAAILTDAGLAAVHELLDNRENGVPESEPCISKELLMSVTRKARPSTPADDKRRYDREFGEFVSSRKSISTKARESKGKKVTLA comes from the exons ATGAGCGGCGGCGGGATGGAGGTGGAGGTCCGCGTGGTGGGCGGCGCGCGGAGCTGCTTCGTCGCGCTCCCGCTCCACCTCATCCACGCCCTGGAGCGCACCTCCGCGTCCGGCGACCTCCCGCCCGTCCTCGCGCTCGAACTCCGCGGCCCCACCGGTGGCCGCTGGTCCCTCGCCTGGTCCGGCGCCGCGTCCCGATCCCGCGCCATCGAG GTTGCACAAGAATTGGCAGACTGCATTTCACTGCCTGATGGAACTATAGCACAGCTGAGCGTAGCTCGCTCTCTGGCCAAAGCTGACTCAGTCAGGATAGAACCATACAGTGAGGATGACTGGGAGATAATAGAGAGCCGTGCTAAGTTGGCTGAAGAAACAATCTTGAAGCAG GTAGGCATTGTTTATGAGGGTATGAAATTCCCCTTGTGGTTGGATGGCCATAATATTTTGAAGTTTGTTGTGATGTCATCTTGCCCAGAGAAGTCAGTTG TTCAACTTGTGCCAGGAACTGAAGTTGCTGTTGCACCCAAAATACGCAAAGAGCCTTCTCAGGATGTGAAAAAGCAAAGTGCACTGGAGGAACAAGTTAAAACAAAGGCATTCCTGCGTGTTCAACCGGCTGATAGGAAGCATATACATACATTCAAATATAAAGGTGTTGACATAGGGGTGGTTCTCAGCTATGCTGTGCTAATACACCCTGATACAGCTACAAGCATTTCGGTTGGCAATCTCCAATTGGTCACTGTTTCACCTAAATCATCAAAGAAAAGACCCGCTCAAAATGGCAAAGAAGTTGCACAAAAGAAGGGAATGTCAGTAGCTAAAGAAAGAACCCACGAAGTTGTGGTTTATATCTTACTCTCAGACTCTGTTGCCAAAGGGCATGTTATGCTCCCCTACTCTATTCGACACTTCATAAGTGCTGGTGTACACTCAT GGGTGTATATTAAGACATACTCAGCTAATGTCACGAAGGATGAGCCCATAGCGACAATAtcttctttaaggttcaagatGCATGTGAAAGATGCCCATGGTAACAGCGAATTAGTCACTCAGGATGCAGACACTTCTAAGATAACCAGAATTCCTCCAGAAAATGATGATTTCTTCCAGGAAGCTCATTATGGTGAAAGCAAAAGTCTTCAGGGTGCAGATATCGAGAGCATTTCTGAGTCTGTGTCAAAGCAGAAGTTTTTTATTAAACATTGGCTTCTCGGACAACTTAAGGAAATGGGTTTACATGCTAGCCATACCGAGATAAGTTCAATAGTTTTACCAGCCAATGTTGTGCTCCATTTTGAGGTGGCATATAAAAAACCAAACAGAGGAGTTGAATTACTATACCTGCTCACATTTACTTCTGAAAACTCTAGTTTTGACAATACACAACTcaaggttgagactgcttggaGTGCTCCAATTGGCAGTCCAGAAAATGTGGAACTGCATTTCAGGAAGTTGGAGTTGGGAGAGCCTGTATCTTTTGGTTCCATAATGGATAGTAGTGCGACTGATGATTTCAAGCTGACACGATCTTCTTTAGGCTGGATGGAGAATGCAATGTCAGATGTGACAAAAA GATTATCTGTGCTCTTATCATCAACTAGCCTGAGGTTATTTAACAGACTAAAGTTCCCCTTTCCTGGACATGTTCTTGTCTATGGGCCTCGA GGTTCTGGGAAAACTGCTTTGACCAGGGCATCTGCAAAATACTTTGAAGATCATAAAGAGATATTGGCACACGT AATATACAGAGATTGTTCCAAACTTGCCCTGGGCAAGGCTAAGGAGACAAGGCAAGCAATTGAGGACAGCATTTCTGAAGCGCTGCTTCATTCACCTTCGATCATCATATTTGATGATCTGGACAGTGTAGTTTCGGTCTCTTCAGATCCTCAAGTTTCTCAATCGTCCAGTTCTTCTGATTCTCTAGTAAGGTATTTGGCTGACATTATGGATGAGTACAAG GATAAGACTCGAAGTACATGTGGATATGGACCTATTGCATTTATGGCTTCAGTTCAATCACTTCAGAGTCTTCCTCAAGACTTAACCTCTTCTG GTAGATTTGATTTCCACATTGAGCTTCCTGCTCTTGCAGTCCCTCAGCGCAAAGCACTTCTGAAACATCAAGTTGAGGAGCATGAGTTGCAGTGTTCTGAGGAAGTTCTGTCTGAGATAGCATCAAAATGTGAAGGTTATGATGCATATGACTTG GAAATTTTGGTTGATAGGGCTGTGCACGCTGCTGCTTCTCGGTTTGTTCTGCCTTCTAATGCCTCTCCGAACTCTGTGAAACCAACTTTGGTGATGGAAGATTTCTCAAAGGCAATGCACCGCTTCCTTCCCGTCGCAATGCGTGATCTTAGAAAATATGCTCCTGATGATAAAGATGGTGGCTGGGAAGATGTTGGAGGGCTAAATGAAGCAGTAACTATTATTAAAGAG ACTCTTGAATTGCCATCCAAATACCCAAATATATTTACCAGGGCACCTGTACGGTTGCGATCAAACATTCTCCTGTATGGACCACCTGGATGTGGCAAAACTCACATTGTGAGAGCTGCAGCCGCAGCTTGTTCTTTGCGATTCATTTCAGTCAAGGGCCCAGAGCTATTGAATAAGTACATCGGTTCATCTGAGCAATCT GTTCGTGACTTTTTTGCAAAGGCAGCTGCAGCAGCACCTTGCCTGCTATTCTTTGATGAATTTGACTCCATTGCACCCCAGCGAGGAACCCATAGTGCTGGAGTTTCTGATCGTGTTGTTAATCAG TTCTTGACGGAACTAGATGGTGTGGAAACTTTGACTGGAGTATTTGTATTTGCAGCTACGAG CAAGCCACAACTAATTGATGCTGCACTCTTGCGGCCTGGAAGGTTTGATCGTCTAGTCTTTTGTGATTTTCCTCGATGGGATGAACGTTTGGAAATTCTGAAGGTGCATTCCAGGACG GTTTCGCTGGCAGGTGATGCCAGTCTGGAAGATGTTGCTTCTCTGACCGAAGGATTTACTGGTGCTGATCTCGCCGCTATTCTAACGGATGCTGGGTTGGCAGCAGTGCATGAACTTTTGGACAACCGGGAGAACGGGGTCCCAGAAAGCGAACCGTGCATCAGCAAAGAACTTCTCATGTCTGTCACTAGGAAGGCTAGACCTTCTACACCTGCAGACGATAAGAGGCGGTATGATAGGGAGTTTGGTGAATTTGTGTCATCCAGGAAGTCTATTTCCACAAAG GCAAGAGAGTCGAAAGGCAAAAAGGTCACACTAGCTTGA
- the LOC112896943 gene encoding peroxisome biogenesis protein 1 isoform X2, translating into MKFPLWLDGHNILKFVVMSSCPEKSVVQLVPGTEVAVAPKIRKEPSQDVKKQSALEEQVKTKAFLRVQPADRKHIHTFKYKGVDIGVVLSYAVLIHPDTATSISVGNLQLVTVSPKSSKKRPAQNGKEVAQKKGMSVAKERTHEVVVYILLSDSVAKGHVMLPYSIRHFISAGVHSWVYIKTYSANVTKDEPIATISSLRFKMHVKDAHGNSELVTQDADTSKITRIPPENDDFFQEAHYGESKSLQGADIESISESVSKQKFFIKHWLLGQLKEMGLHASHTEISSIVLPANVVLHFEVAYKKPNRGVELLYLLTFTSENSSFDNTQLKVETAWSAPIGSPENVELHFRKLELGEPVSFGSIMDSSATDDFKLTRSSLGWMENAMSDVTKRLSVLLSSTSLRLFNRLKFPFPGHVLVYGPRGSGKTALTRASAKYFEDHKEILAHVIYRDCSKLALGKAKETRQAIEDSISEALLHSPSIIIFDDLDSVVSVSSDPQVSQSSSSSDSLVRYLADIMDEYKDKTRSTCGYGPIAFMASVQSLQSLPQDLTSSGRFDFHIELPALAVPQRKALLKHQVEEHELQCSEEVLSEIASKCEGYDAYDLEILVDRAVHAAASRFVLPSNASPNSVKPTLVMEDFSKAMHRFLPVAMRDLRKYAPDDKDGGWEDVGGLNEAVTIIKETLELPSKYPNIFTRAPVRLRSNILLYGPPGCGKTHIVRAAAAACSLRFISVKGPELLNKYIGSSEQSVRDFFAKAAAAAPCLLFFDEFDSIAPQRGTHSAGVSDRVVNQFLTELDGVETLTGVFVFAATSKPQLIDAALLRPGRFDRLVFCDFPRWDERLEILKVHSRTVSLAGDASLEDVASLTEGFTGADLAAILTDAGLAAVHELLDNRENGVPESEPCISKELLMSVTRKARPSTPADDKRRYDREFGEFVSSRKSISTKARESKGKKVTLA; encoded by the exons ATGAAATTCCCCTTGTGGTTGGATGGCCATAATATTTTGAAGTTTGTTGTGATGTCATCTTGCCCAGAGAAGTCAGTTG TTCAACTTGTGCCAGGAACTGAAGTTGCTGTTGCACCCAAAATACGCAAAGAGCCTTCTCAGGATGTGAAAAAGCAAAGTGCACTGGAGGAACAAGTTAAAACAAAGGCATTCCTGCGTGTTCAACCGGCTGATAGGAAGCATATACATACATTCAAATATAAAGGTGTTGACATAGGGGTGGTTCTCAGCTATGCTGTGCTAATACACCCTGATACAGCTACAAGCATTTCGGTTGGCAATCTCCAATTGGTCACTGTTTCACCTAAATCATCAAAGAAAAGACCCGCTCAAAATGGCAAAGAAGTTGCACAAAAGAAGGGAATGTCAGTAGCTAAAGAAAGAACCCACGAAGTTGTGGTTTATATCTTACTCTCAGACTCTGTTGCCAAAGGGCATGTTATGCTCCCCTACTCTATTCGACACTTCATAAGTGCTGGTGTACACTCAT GGGTGTATATTAAGACATACTCAGCTAATGTCACGAAGGATGAGCCCATAGCGACAATAtcttctttaaggttcaagatGCATGTGAAAGATGCCCATGGTAACAGCGAATTAGTCACTCAGGATGCAGACACTTCTAAGATAACCAGAATTCCTCCAGAAAATGATGATTTCTTCCAGGAAGCTCATTATGGTGAAAGCAAAAGTCTTCAGGGTGCAGATATCGAGAGCATTTCTGAGTCTGTGTCAAAGCAGAAGTTTTTTATTAAACATTGGCTTCTCGGACAACTTAAGGAAATGGGTTTACATGCTAGCCATACCGAGATAAGTTCAATAGTTTTACCAGCCAATGTTGTGCTCCATTTTGAGGTGGCATATAAAAAACCAAACAGAGGAGTTGAATTACTATACCTGCTCACATTTACTTCTGAAAACTCTAGTTTTGACAATACACAACTcaaggttgagactgcttggaGTGCTCCAATTGGCAGTCCAGAAAATGTGGAACTGCATTTCAGGAAGTTGGAGTTGGGAGAGCCTGTATCTTTTGGTTCCATAATGGATAGTAGTGCGACTGATGATTTCAAGCTGACACGATCTTCTTTAGGCTGGATGGAGAATGCAATGTCAGATGTGACAAAAA GATTATCTGTGCTCTTATCATCAACTAGCCTGAGGTTATTTAACAGACTAAAGTTCCCCTTTCCTGGACATGTTCTTGTCTATGGGCCTCGA GGTTCTGGGAAAACTGCTTTGACCAGGGCATCTGCAAAATACTTTGAAGATCATAAAGAGATATTGGCACACGT AATATACAGAGATTGTTCCAAACTTGCCCTGGGCAAGGCTAAGGAGACAAGGCAAGCAATTGAGGACAGCATTTCTGAAGCGCTGCTTCATTCACCTTCGATCATCATATTTGATGATCTGGACAGTGTAGTTTCGGTCTCTTCAGATCCTCAAGTTTCTCAATCGTCCAGTTCTTCTGATTCTCTAGTAAGGTATTTGGCTGACATTATGGATGAGTACAAG GATAAGACTCGAAGTACATGTGGATATGGACCTATTGCATTTATGGCTTCAGTTCAATCACTTCAGAGTCTTCCTCAAGACTTAACCTCTTCTG GTAGATTTGATTTCCACATTGAGCTTCCTGCTCTTGCAGTCCCTCAGCGCAAAGCACTTCTGAAACATCAAGTTGAGGAGCATGAGTTGCAGTGTTCTGAGGAAGTTCTGTCTGAGATAGCATCAAAATGTGAAGGTTATGATGCATATGACTTG GAAATTTTGGTTGATAGGGCTGTGCACGCTGCTGCTTCTCGGTTTGTTCTGCCTTCTAATGCCTCTCCGAACTCTGTGAAACCAACTTTGGTGATGGAAGATTTCTCAAAGGCAATGCACCGCTTCCTTCCCGTCGCAATGCGTGATCTTAGAAAATATGCTCCTGATGATAAAGATGGTGGCTGGGAAGATGTTGGAGGGCTAAATGAAGCAGTAACTATTATTAAAGAG ACTCTTGAATTGCCATCCAAATACCCAAATATATTTACCAGGGCACCTGTACGGTTGCGATCAAACATTCTCCTGTATGGACCACCTGGATGTGGCAAAACTCACATTGTGAGAGCTGCAGCCGCAGCTTGTTCTTTGCGATTCATTTCAGTCAAGGGCCCAGAGCTATTGAATAAGTACATCGGTTCATCTGAGCAATCT GTTCGTGACTTTTTTGCAAAGGCAGCTGCAGCAGCACCTTGCCTGCTATTCTTTGATGAATTTGACTCCATTGCACCCCAGCGAGGAACCCATAGTGCTGGAGTTTCTGATCGTGTTGTTAATCAG TTCTTGACGGAACTAGATGGTGTGGAAACTTTGACTGGAGTATTTGTATTTGCAGCTACGAG CAAGCCACAACTAATTGATGCTGCACTCTTGCGGCCTGGAAGGTTTGATCGTCTAGTCTTTTGTGATTTTCCTCGATGGGATGAACGTTTGGAAATTCTGAAGGTGCATTCCAGGACG GTTTCGCTGGCAGGTGATGCCAGTCTGGAAGATGTTGCTTCTCTGACCGAAGGATTTACTGGTGCTGATCTCGCCGCTATTCTAACGGATGCTGGGTTGGCAGCAGTGCATGAACTTTTGGACAACCGGGAGAACGGGGTCCCAGAAAGCGAACCGTGCATCAGCAAAGAACTTCTCATGTCTGTCACTAGGAAGGCTAGACCTTCTACACCTGCAGACGATAAGAGGCGGTATGATAGGGAGTTTGGTGAATTTGTGTCATCCAGGAAGTCTATTTCCACAAAG GCAAGAGAGTCGAAAGGCAAAAAGGTCACACTAGCTTGA
- the LOC112896337 gene encoding NADH dehydrogenase [ubiquinone] iron-sulfur protein 5-B: MASGWGINGNKGRCYDFWLEFSECMSRCRQPSDCGLLREDYLECLHHSKEFQRRNRIYKEEQRQVRAAARKAKEEAEGAPAVAAHH; the protein is encoded by the exons ATGGCGTCTGGGTGGGGCATCAACGGGAACAAGGGCCGCTGCTACGACTTCTGGCTGGAGTTCAGCGAGTGCATgagccgctgccgccagcccTCCGACTGCGGCCTCCTCCGCGAGGACTACCTCGAGTGCCTCCACCACTCCAAGGAG TTCCAGCGCAGGAACAGGATCTACAAGGAGGAGCAACGTCAGGTCAGAGCTGCTGCTCGCAAGGCCAAGGAGGAAGCTGAGGGAGCTCCTGCTGTTGCAGCTCATCATTAG